The following is a genomic window from bacterium.
CGCGCCGCTAGTAGAGCTGCTTGACCTCGCCGAAGGAGAGGCTGGCGGTGCCACCGGGGCCGCAGTCGCAGCCCTGGCTGCAATTGAAGGTGAAGCGGCCGCCCAGGACCTCGCGCTCGACGGCGTCGCCATCGACGAGGATGACGGCGCCCTGGGCGCTGCCGGCGACGACGCGGAGCTGGCGATCCACCCCCGGCCAATCGGTGCCAAAGGGCAGGAAGTCGAGGCGGCCGAGCAAGGCGAGGGGCCCGGCGAGGGGCGCGGTGAAGGCGATCGCGAGGTCGTCCTCGAGGCTGCCGATGACCAGGGGGCTGTTCCAGTGCGGCGTGCACTGGCCCAGGGGATAGCCGGGGCTCAGGGAGAGGCCGGCGAGGGCGAATTCGGCAGCGATGATGGCGTCGATGCCGTCGAGGCAGGCGGTGAGGTAGACGGAAACGGTCGTGTAGGGCGTCGTCGCCGCCGCGCAGAGCGTGGCGGATTCGTCCGCGAAGAGGCCGATCAGGTCGTCGCCGGCGCGGGCGGGCAGGGCGCCGAGGGCGAGGGCGAGGGCGAGGAGCGCGCGGCGGGGGGGCATCGGCCACCTCCTGCGGGGCGGGGGAATGCTAACAGGTCGCGCTGCTCCTGCCAAGCCGCGCCTCACGCCGCCCGAGCGAAGGCCTGGACTCAGGGTCGGACACCGCAGGGGGAGCATTGCGCCTGATCCGTTCACCGCGCCATCCGGGCCTGCGCATCGCGCCCAGCGAGGCGGGGGCCGGCCTGTGCCTCACCGCGGTGGGGGAGAGCCTGGCCGGCCTTCTCGCGCCCGGCGAGCGGCTGCTGGCGGTCGACGGACAGCCGCTGACGGACGTGCTGGATTTCCACTACTACAGCGCCTTCAGCGCCGAGCCCGAACTCAGCATCCTCGGGGTGGACGGCGCGGAGCGCCGGGTCCGCGTGCCCGGGGAGCGGCTCGAAGGGGAGGCGCTCACCTTCGCGCCCCTCGAGTTCAAGACCTGCAGCAACGACTGCGTCTTCTGCTTCATCCACCAGATGCCGGCGGGGCTGCGCGAGGACCTCTACTTCATGGACGAGGACTACCGCCTCGGCTTCCTCTACGGCAACTACGTCACGCTGGCGCTGGCCCGGGAGCACGAGCTCGAGCGCATCGTCCGCCAGCACCTGAGCCCGGTCTACCTCTCGGTGCATGCGATCGACATGGCCCTGCGCAATCGCCTCCTGGGACTGAAGCGCAGCCGGGACATCCGCGGACTCATCGCGCGTCTGCTCGCGGGAGGCATCGCCATCCACACGCAGATCGTGCTGGTGCCCGGCTGGAACGATGGCGCCGCGCTCGACGAGACGATCGCGGCCCTCGCCGGCTACCACCCGGGCATCGAGAGCCTGGGCATCGTGCCCGTCGGATTGAGTGCCCACCGCGCGCGCCTGACGCCGCTGCGCGCCTTCGACGCGGCGGGCGCGGCCGCCGTGATCGCCCAGGTGGAGACCTGGCAGCGCCGCCTGCAGGAATCGCTGGGGACGCGCTTCGCGCACCTCGCCGACGAGTTCTACTTGCAGGCCGGCCAGCCCCTGCCGCAGATGGCCGACTACGAGGCCTTCTTCCTCTACGACAACGGCATCGGGATGAGCCGCGACTTCATCGACACCGTCCTCGCCGAGGCGGAGCGCTGGAGGGCGCCCGCGCGGCCTCTGCGGGTGGGGCTCCTCACCGGCAAGCTGGGGGAGCAGCTCTTGCGCGAGCAGCTCCTGCCGCAGCTGGGGAGGCTGCCCGGACTCGCGCTGGAGCTGCGCGGGCTCGAGAACCGTCTCTTCGGCTCCGGCATCACGGTGAGCGGGCTGCTGCCGGGGGAGGAGCTGCTCGCCGGGCGCGCGCTGCTGCCGCCTGCGCTCGACGCCCTCGTCCTGCCGCCGAACACGCTCAATGCCGCGGGGCGCTTCCTGGACGATCTGAGCCTCGCGGACTTCCGCAGCCGCGCCGGCCTGCCCGTTGTCGTCCCGGAGACTGGGCTGCTGGGCGCCCTCGCCGAGTTCGCGCGCGGCCGCAGCTAGAAATCACTTGAAGGAGCGCGGTCGGGCCTGCTAGGGTGCGTCTATCGCCATAGATATCATGCCCTTTCGCAGGATGCCTCAAGTGCCGACGCCCTCCACGATCGCCATCGTCGGCCGGCCCAACGTGGGCAAGTCGACGCTCTTCAATCGCCTGGCGGGGCGCCGGCTCGCGGTCGTGCACGCGCGGGCCGGGGTGACGCGGGATCGCCTGGTTGCCAAGGTCGAGCGCGAGGGGCGGCGCCTCTGGCTGGTCGACACGGGCGGCATCAGCCTGGAGCGGGACGAGCTGTCGCGCGCCACGACGGAGAGCGCCCTGGCCGCCCTGGAGGAGGCCGAGCTCCTCCTCTTCCTCACCGATGTCCGCACGGGGGTCACCGACGAGGATCTCGCCGTGGCCAAGCTGCTCCGCCGGCGCGCGGAGCGGGTCTGGC
Proteins encoded in this region:
- a CDS encoding DUF512 domain-containing protein encodes the protein MRLIRSPRHPGLRIAPSEAGAGLCLTAVGESLAGLLAPGERLLAVDGQPLTDVLDFHYYSAFSAEPELSILGVDGAERRVRVPGERLEGEALTFAPLEFKTCSNDCVFCFIHQMPAGLREDLYFMDEDYRLGFLYGNYVTLALAREHELERIVRQHLSPVYLSVHAIDMALRNRLLGLKRSRDIRGLIARLLAGGIAIHTQIVLVPGWNDGAALDETIAALAGYHPGIESLGIVPVGLSAHRARLTPLRAFDAAGAAAVIAQVETWQRRLQESLGTRFAHLADEFYLQAGQPLPQMADYEAFFLYDNGIGMSRDFIDTVLAEAERWRAPARPLRVGLLTGKLGEQLLREQLLPQLGRLPGLALELRGLENRLFGSGITVSGLLPGEELLAGRALLPPALDALVLPPNTLNAAGRFLDDLSLADFRSRAGLPVVVPETGLLGALAEFARGRS